The Aptenodytes patagonicus chromosome 25, bAptPat1.pri.cur, whole genome shotgun sequence genome window below encodes:
- the KLHL26 gene encoding kelch-like protein 26 isoform X2, giving the protein MFTGGMREASQDVIELKGVSAKGLKHIIDFAYSAEVTLDLDCIQDVLGAAVFLQMVPVVELCEEFLKSAMSVETCLNIGQMATTFSLASLKESVDAFTFRHFLQISEEEDFLHLPLERLVFFLQSNKLKSCSEIDLFRAAVRWLQYDPTRRANASQVLCHIRFPLMKSSELVDSVQTLDIMVEDVLCRQYLLEAFNYQILPFRQHEMQSPRTTIRSDVLSLITFGGTPYTDNDRTVSCKVYYLPDASVRQFKELTEMEVGSSHSCVAVLDNFVYIVGGQHLQYRSGEGAVDICYRYDPHLNQWLRIQAMQESRIQFQLNVLHGMVYATGGRNRSGSLASVEKYCPKNNEWTYVCSLKRRTWGHAGATVGDKLYISGGYGISVEDKKALHCYDPAVDQWEFKTPMNEPRVLHAMVSANNRIYALGGRMDHVDRCFDVLAVEYYVPETDQWTTVSPMRAGQSEAGCCLLEKKIYIVGGYNWHLNNVTSIVQVYNTETDEWERDLHFPESFAGIACAPVILPQVTTQR; this is encoded by the coding sequence ATGTTCACAGGCGGGATGAGAGAAGCCAGCCAAGATGTGATTGAACTGAAAGGTGTATCTGCAAAAGGACTGAAACACATAATAGACTTTGCGTACAGTGCTGAAGTGACTCTTGATCTTGACTGTATTCAGGatgtgctgggagctgctgtctTCCTCCAGATGGTGCCTGTTGTGGAGCTCTGTGAAGAATTTCTGAAGTCTGCCATGAGTGTAGAAACGTGTCTCAATATCGGGCAGATGGCCACCACCTTTAGCCTCGCATCCTTGAAGGAATCAGTAGATGCATTCACTTTTAGGCATTTCCTCCAGATCTCCGAGGAAGAGGACTTCCTCCACCTGCCGCTGGAGCgccttgttttcttcttgcagagCAATAAGCTGAAAAGCTGCAGTGAAATAGACCTCTTCCGTGCTGCTGTCCGCTGGCTGCAGTATGACCCAACCCGCCGTGCCAATGCCAGCCAGGTCCTCTGCCACATCCGCTTCCCGCTGATGAAGTCCTCGGAGCTGGTGGACAGCGTCCAGACCTTGGACATCATGGTGGAAGATGTCTTGTGCCGGCAGTATTTGCTGGAAGCGTTCAATTACCAGATCCTGCCCTTTCGTCAGCACGAGATGCAGTCCCCTCGGACCACCATCCGCTCGGATGTCCTGTCCCTCATCACCTTCGGCGGCACTCCCTACACCGATAACGACCGCACTGTGAGCTGCAAAGTCTACTACCTGCCGGATGCCAGCGTGCGCCAGTTCAAGGAGCTGACGGAAATGGAGGTGGGCAGCAGCCACTCCTGCGTGGCCGTGCTCGACAACTTTGTCTACATCGTAGGAGGGCAGCACCTGCAGTACCGGAGTGGCGAGGGAGCTGTGGATATCTGCTACCGTTACGATCCGCACCTGAACCAGTGGCTGCGCATCCAGGCCATGCAGGAGAGCAGGATCCAGTTCCAGCTCAACGTCCTCCACGGCATGGTGTATGCCACCGGTGGGAGGAACCGGTCGGGGAGCTTGGCCTCCGTAGAGAAGTATTGCCCCAAAAATAACGAGTGGACTTACGTGTGCTCCCTGAAACGCAGGACGTGGGGGCATGCTGGAGCCACGGTAGGAGACAAATTGTACATATCAGGTGGGTATGGCATTTCAGTGGAAGACAAAAAAGCCCTGCACTGCTACGACCCCGCCGTGGATCAGTGGGAGTTTAAAACCCCAATGAACGAACCCAGAGTTCTGCACGCCATGGTCAGTGCAAATAATAGGATTTACGCTCTGGGAGGTCGCATGGACCATGTTGACCGTTGTTTTGATGTTTTGGCTGTGGAATATTACGTGCCTGAAACAGACCAATGGACAACGGTGAGCCCTATGCGTGCAGGTCAGTCAGAAGCTGGCTGTTGTTTactagaaaaaaagatttatatcGTAGGAGGGTACAACTGGCATCTGAACAACGTTACAAGCATTGTGCAGGTGTACAACACAGAAACTGATGAATGGGAAAGGGACCTGCATTTTCCAGAATCTTTTGCTGGGATAGCATGCGCTCCTGTTATACTACCGCAGGTAACGACCCAGAGATAA
- the KLHL26 gene encoding kelch-like protein 26 isoform X1 yields the protein MADKNSTLKCTFSAPGHSTTLLQGLASLRAQAQLLDVILTINNEVFQVHKVVLAACSDYFRAMFTGGMREASQDVIELKGVSAKGLKHIIDFAYSAEVTLDLDCIQDVLGAAVFLQMVPVVELCEEFLKSAMSVETCLNIGQMATTFSLASLKESVDAFTFRHFLQISEEEDFLHLPLERLVFFLQSNKLKSCSEIDLFRAAVRWLQYDPTRRANASQVLCHIRFPLMKSSELVDSVQTLDIMVEDVLCRQYLLEAFNYQILPFRQHEMQSPRTTIRSDVLSLITFGGTPYTDNDRTVSCKVYYLPDASVRQFKELTEMEVGSSHSCVAVLDNFVYIVGGQHLQYRSGEGAVDICYRYDPHLNQWLRIQAMQESRIQFQLNVLHGMVYATGGRNRSGSLASVEKYCPKNNEWTYVCSLKRRTWGHAGATVGDKLYISGGYGISVEDKKALHCYDPAVDQWEFKTPMNEPRVLHAMVSANNRIYALGGRMDHVDRCFDVLAVEYYVPETDQWTTVSPMRAGQSEAGCCLLEKKIYIVGGYNWHLNNVTSIVQVYNTETDEWERDLHFPESFAGIACAPVILPQVTTQR from the exons ATGGCTGACAAGAACAGCACCCTGAAATGCACGTTCTCTGCTCCTGGCCACAGCACCACTCTACTGCAGGGACTGGCCTCGCTCCGAGCTCAGGCTCAGCTGCTTGATGTCATCCTCACTATAAATAATGAAGTGTTTCAGGTTCATAAAGTTGTCTTGGCTGCCTGCAGTGACTATTTCAG GGCAATGTTCACAGGCGGGATGAGAGAAGCCAGCCAAGATGTGATTGAACTGAAAGGTGTATCTGCAAAAGGACTGAAACACATAATAGACTTTGCGTACAGTGCTGAAGTGACTCTTGATCTTGACTGTATTCAGGatgtgctgggagctgctgtctTCCTCCAGATGGTGCCTGTTGTGGAGCTCTGTGAAGAATTTCTGAAGTCTGCCATGAGTGTAGAAACGTGTCTCAATATCGGGCAGATGGCCACCACCTTTAGCCTCGCATCCTTGAAGGAATCAGTAGATGCATTCACTTTTAGGCATTTCCTCCAGATCTCCGAGGAAGAGGACTTCCTCCACCTGCCGCTGGAGCgccttgttttcttcttgcagagCAATAAGCTGAAAAGCTGCAGTGAAATAGACCTCTTCCGTGCTGCTGTCCGCTGGCTGCAGTATGACCCAACCCGCCGTGCCAATGCCAGCCAGGTCCTCTGCCACATCCGCTTCCCGCTGATGAAGTCCTCGGAGCTGGTGGACAGCGTCCAGACCTTGGACATCATGGTGGAAGATGTCTTGTGCCGGCAGTATTTGCTGGAAGCGTTCAATTACCAGATCCTGCCCTTTCGTCAGCACGAGATGCAGTCCCCTCGGACCACCATCCGCTCGGATGTCCTGTCCCTCATCACCTTCGGCGGCACTCCCTACACCGATAACGACCGCACTGTGAGCTGCAAAGTCTACTACCTGCCGGATGCCAGCGTGCGCCAGTTCAAGGAGCTGACGGAAATGGAGGTGGGCAGCAGCCACTCCTGCGTGGCCGTGCTCGACAACTTTGTCTACATCGTAGGAGGGCAGCACCTGCAGTACCGGAGTGGCGAGGGAGCTGTGGATATCTGCTACCGTTACGATCCGCACCTGAACCAGTGGCTGCGCATCCAGGCCATGCAGGAGAGCAGGATCCAGTTCCAGCTCAACGTCCTCCACGGCATGGTGTATGCCACCGGTGGGAGGAACCGGTCGGGGAGCTTGGCCTCCGTAGAGAAGTATTGCCCCAAAAATAACGAGTGGACTTACGTGTGCTCCCTGAAACGCAGGACGTGGGGGCATGCTGGAGCCACGGTAGGAGACAAATTGTACATATCAGGTGGGTATGGCATTTCAGTGGAAGACAAAAAAGCCCTGCACTGCTACGACCCCGCCGTGGATCAGTGGGAGTTTAAAACCCCAATGAACGAACCCAGAGTTCTGCACGCCATGGTCAGTGCAAATAATAGGATTTACGCTCTGGGAGGTCGCATGGACCATGTTGACCGTTGTTTTGATGTTTTGGCTGTGGAATATTACGTGCCTGAAACAGACCAATGGACAACGGTGAGCCCTATGCGTGCAGGTCAGTCAGAAGCTGGCTGTTGTTTactagaaaaaaagatttatatcGTAGGAGGGTACAACTGGCATCTGAACAACGTTACAAGCATTGTGCAGGTGTACAACACAGAAACTGATGAATGGGAAAGGGACCTGCATTTTCCAGAATCTTTTGCTGGGATAGCATGCGCTCCTGTTATACTACCGCAGGTAACGACCCAGAGATAA